The stretch of DNA GATCGCGCCCAGGGTGGTGTCCCGCGCCAGCACCGTCTGTCCCCTCTCGCCGATCAGGTAGGTCAGGAAGCGTCGGGCCGCCTCGGGATGGGGCGCCAGGCGTGGCACCAGAGCCAGGCGCTGGGTGACCAGCGCATAGTCCTCCGGGACCACGATCTTGAGCTGCGGCTGGTCGGCCAGACGGTCCCGGGCATAGCTGCCCAGCAGGTTGTACCCCACCAGATAGCGCTCCTCGATCAATCCTTCCAGCATCTCCCCGGTGGTGCCCGCCAGGTCGGCCTCGGCGCCGCCCAGCGCCGCCACCAGCTCCCAGTAGCGCGGCGAGAGCCGCGACTCCTCGATGGCATAGGTGTAGCCCGCGCCACTGGTGGCCGGGTCATAGGTCACCACGCGGCCTCGCAGTGCCTCGCCGTGGCGCTCCAGCAGCCCCAGCAGGTCGGCGTGGCTTCTGACCTCGCCGAAGCGCTCGATGACCGTCTCGTTCACCACCATCACGATGGGCTCGAAGGTGAACGCGAAGAGCTCGCGGCGCCAGCGGGCCCAGGCCGGCCAGCGCTCTGCCTCCGGGGTCTCCAGCGTCTGGGCATGGCCGTCGTTGGCCAGGCGATACTGCCAGGGCATGGCCGAGGAGATCAGCACGTCGGCCTCCCCGGGCGCCTCGAGGAAGCGTTCGTGCAGGGCCAGGGTCGTCAGGTTGTGGTAGCGGATCGCGAGGTCGGGATGGTCGCGGTGAAAGGCGTCCAGCAGCGGGCGCACCTGGGGCAGGTCCAGGGCGCCATGGATCACCAGCGCCGCGTCCGGCCCGGCGCCGGGCGAGGCGGGGTAGCGCAGGGTCTCGTCGGCGAGGGCGGCGGGGCCCGCCAGCACGAGCAGCAGCAGGCCGCGCCGAAGGCAGCGGGAGAGGGCGGTCATGGGGCGTCTCCTGGAGGGTTCATCGGGGGGCCTCCGGTAAAGGACAGCGCAACGCGAAGCCCGCGGCCGTCGGGCCCCTCGGAGAGCGTGAGGCGTGCCCCGTGGGCGCGGGCGATGCCGTCGACGATGGCCAGGCCCAGGCCGGACCCCTCGAGGTCCTCGCGGTCGCGGTGGAAGGGGCGCAGCATCAGCCGCCGCCGCTCCGCGGGAATCCCCGGGCCGTCGTCCTCGACGGTGAGGCTCGGCGGTGCCTCGCCGACCCTCACCGTGACGTGGCTCGCCCCGTATCGGCAGGCATTGTCGATCAGGTTGCCGATCGCCTCGGCCAGCTGCCAGTCGAGGCCCCGGACCTCGACGTCCTCCGCGGCGGTTTCCACGCCCAGGTCGACTCCCGCACGGCGGCAGGCCGACCAGTGCTCGCGTACCGCCTCCCGGGCGATGGCGTTGAGCGCCAGCGGTTCGAGCGCGGGCCGGTATTCCGGGTTGGCCAGGCGGGTCAGCGACAGCAGCTGCATCGCCAGTCGGGCGGTGCGGGTGCTGGTGGCCTGCATGGCGACCAGGGCCTCCCGCCAGCGGGCCGGGTCGTCCTGGCGCAGGGCGAGCTCGGCCCGGGCCGACAGCCCCGCCAGCGGCGTGCGCAGCTGGTGCGAGGCGTCGCCGATGAAGCGTTCCTGGTTAGTGCGCACCCGGCGCATCCTGGCGAGCAGCTCGTTGACGGTGTCGCGCAGCTCGGCGAGCTCGCGGGGCAGGCGCAGCTCCAGGGGCGCGAGGGTGCGGGGGTCGCGGCGGCGGATCGCGCGGCGCAGTCGGGTCAGCGGGGCCAGGGCCGCACGGATCGCCAGCAGCAGCGCCACGATCGCCAGCGCCGCCATGGCCAGGATCATCGCCAGGTTGGCCCGCCACAGCTCGGCGGCCAGGGCATCGCGCCCTTCGCGACTGTGGGCGACGCGCACCTCGAAGGGTTCCCGGAGCTGCCAGTCCTCCAGTCGCGTGCGTCGCACT from Halomonas aestuarii encodes:
- a CDS encoding sensor histidine kinase — its product is MKRGDSLYRRLLAWLLLPLLILGSLILLQAWIEARRTSDRAFDRLLEAASLAIAEQVQWQDDRLWLDLPPAALDMLATDAEERVFYSLVDSRGRLITGNAELPGDAREKASDDDTLLYRDIDWQGLSLRQGVRRTRLEDWQLREPFEVRVAHSREGRDALAAELWRANLAMILAMAALAIVALLLAIRAALAPLTRLRRAIRRRDPRTLAPLELRLPRELAELRDTVNELLARMRRVRTNQERFIGDASHQLRTPLAGLSARAELALRQDDPARWREALVAMQATSTRTARLAMQLLSLTRLANPEYRPALEPLALNAIAREAVREHWSACRRAGVDLGVETAAEDVEVRGLDWQLAEAIGNLIDNACRYGASHVTVRVGEAPPSLTVEDDGPGIPAERRRLMLRPFHRDREDLEGSGLGLAIVDGIARAHGARLTLSEGPDGRGLRVALSFTGGPPMNPPGDAP
- a CDS encoding ABC transporter substrate-binding protein, whose product is MTALSRCLRRGLLLLVLAGPAALADETLRYPASPGAGPDAALVIHGALDLPQVRPLLDAFHRDHPDLAIRYHNLTTLALHERFLEAPGEADVLISSAMPWQYRLANDGHAQTLETPEAERWPAWARWRRELFAFTFEPIVMVVNETVIERFGEVRSHADLLGLLERHGEALRGRVVTYDPATSGAGYTYAIEESRLSPRYWELVAALGGAEADLAGTTGEMLEGLIEERYLVGYNLLGSYARDRLADQPQLKIVVPEDYALVTQRLALVPRLAPHPEAARRFLTYLIGERGQTVLARDTTLGAIHPALRGPGTAGSLRRLRGDALRPIGLGPGLLATLDDLKREALLTRWRREFARQERR